Proteins encoded within one genomic window of Cucumis sativus cultivar 9930 chromosome 3, Cucumber_9930_V3, whole genome shotgun sequence:
- the LOC116402456 gene encoding putative protein TPRXL: MAYQSLAFLALIIVAVTGVVAQGPTSSTPAPTTSSTPAPTTSSFDSSTPSSSSSLDSTTTTTTTTTSSSSGSSADSPSISVAPGLAPDSYAQSPTTAASPTGSSAETSRFFTNGFFG, from the coding sequence ATGGCTTACCAATCTCTTGCTTTCTTGGCTCTCATCATTGTCGCTGTCACTGGTGTTGTTGCTCAGGGTCCTACCTCCTCCACTCCAGCTCCCACCACCTCCTCCACTCCAGCTCCCACCACCTCCTCATTTGATTCCTCCACTCCCTCGTCTTCATCTTCACTTGATtcaaccaccaccaccaccacgaccaccacctcctcctcctcaGGTTCCTCTGCTGATTCCCCATCAATCTCAGTGGCTCCTGGATTGGCACCCGATTCCTATGCTCAATCACCAACGACCGCAGCATCTCCCACCGGTTCTTCTGCTGAGACTTCTCGCTTCTTTACAAATGGGTTTTTTGGTTGA